In Methylovirgula sp., a single genomic region encodes these proteins:
- a CDS encoding NAD(P)-binding domain-containing protein → MRIGIIGAGRIGSALARRLTELGHRIVIANSRGPATLADVAAKTGATPVAVEDAVRGVDLIVLTIPMKNVSQLPSGLFASVPAATPIIDTCNYYPRQRDGRIAEIEDSLVESAWVARQIGHSVVKVFNSIYAQHLADFGKESGSPGRIALPVAGDDPAAKAIVLTLVESLGFDALDAGPIAESWRQQPGTPAYCTDLSAAALRKALADAPHARTANWRA, encoded by the coding sequence ATGAGGATCGGCATCATCGGCGCAGGACGCATTGGCAGCGCGCTGGCGCGCCGTCTGACCGAACTCGGTCATCGCATCGTCATCGCCAATTCGCGTGGTCCGGCGACGCTCGCAGACGTCGCAGCAAAAACAGGCGCAACACCCGTTGCAGTTGAAGACGCCGTCCGCGGCGTCGATCTGATCGTTCTGACGATCCCGATGAAAAACGTCAGCCAGCTTCCCAGTGGTCTTTTCGCCTCGGTGCCGGCCGCGACTCCGATCATCGACACGTGTAATTATTATCCGCGTCAGCGCGACGGCCGTATCGCCGAGATCGAGGACAGCTTGGTGGAGAGCGCCTGGGTCGCGCGCCAGATCGGCCATAGCGTGGTCAAGGTGTTCAACAGCATTTATGCGCAGCATCTTGCCGATTTCGGCAAGGAATCCGGTTCGCCGGGGCGTATCGCGTTGCCGGTTGCGGGTGACGATCCGGCCGCAAAAGCGATCGTACTCACCTTGGTCGAAAGTCTTGGCTTCGACGCACTCGATGCCGGCCCGATCGCGGAATCCTGGCGCCAGCAGCCGGGCACGCCAGCTTATTGCACCGATCTGAGCGCAGCGGCGTTGCGGAAGGCGCTGGCCGATGCACCGCACGCGCGCACGGCCAACTGGCGCGCCTAA
- a CDS encoding MFS transporter, whose translation MEKTATETNTLSPALIAIIAVSVGVLVANIYYAQPLIVSIGSSIGVGTALSGSLVTVTQIAYGAGLFFLVSLADIVENRRLVLSVMGVVILSLLGIAMSHSAATFFIASLFLGFCSPSVQILLPYVAHHTPPERRGRVVGIVMAGLLSGIMLARPASLFIAGYFGWRTVFFVAAALMMVTGLALARAMPRYQPKTGHRYGQVLASMIGILRDRPPVRWRTAYQGLMFFAFNMFWTTVPIFLAQKFSLSEQAIALFALAGAGGALAAPIAGHLADRGYVGVATGGAAAVLGLSFLGTIGVAGLHGLIWLAVLAVLIDAAVQVNQVVGQNVIFDVPPEIRGRVNAIYMTLVFSCGALGSLIGTLLYAESGWRAAAICGAVVGLLGFSLQLVERFLANKKGVASVRHAD comes from the coding sequence ATGGAAAAAACTGCCACAGAAACAAATACTTTGTCGCCGGCGCTGATTGCTATCATCGCGGTCTCCGTCGGCGTGCTCGTTGCGAATATCTACTATGCGCAGCCGTTAATCGTTTCCATCGGCAGTTCGATTGGTGTGGGAACGGCGCTCTCCGGTTCGCTGGTCACCGTGACGCAGATCGCCTATGGCGCCGGCCTGTTCTTCCTGGTTTCGCTCGCGGATATCGTCGAAAACCGCCGGCTTGTGCTGAGCGTGATGGGCGTTGTGATCCTCAGCCTCCTGGGCATCGCAATGTCGCATTCGGCCGCGACTTTCTTCATCGCCTCTTTGTTCCTCGGCTTCTGCTCGCCGTCGGTGCAGATTCTCCTGCCGTATGTCGCACATCACACGCCGCCGGAACGGCGCGGGCGCGTTGTCGGAATTGTCATGGCGGGGTTGCTGAGCGGCATCATGCTGGCACGCCCAGCCTCCCTCTTTATCGCCGGCTATTTCGGTTGGCGCACCGTGTTCTTCGTCGCGGCCGCGTTGATGATGGTCACCGGTCTCGCGCTGGCACGCGCGATGCCACGCTATCAACCCAAGACGGGTCATCGCTATGGCCAGGTTCTGGCTTCGATGATCGGTATCCTGCGCGACAGGCCGCCGGTGCGGTGGCGGACGGCTTATCAGGGCCTGATGTTTTTCGCGTTCAATATGTTCTGGACGACGGTGCCGATCTTCCTCGCGCAAAAGTTCAGCTTGAGCGAGCAGGCGATTGCGCTCTTTGCGCTGGCGGGCGCCGGTGGTGCGCTGGCCGCGCCGATCGCGGGTCATCTGGCCGATCGCGGCTATGTCGGCGTCGCGACAGGCGGCGCTGCTGCCGTGCTCGGTCTTTCTTTCCTTGGCACCATCGGCGTTGCCGGCCTGCACGGCCTCATTTGGCTTGCCGTGCTCGCGGTGTTGATCGACGCTGCGGTGCAGGTCAATCAGGTCGTCGGGCAAAATGTCATTTTCGACGTGCCTCCGGAGATTCGCGGCCGCGTCAACGCGATCTATATGACGCTCGTTTTCAGCTGTGGGGCGTTGGGCTCACTGATCGGCACCTTGCTTTATGCGGAGAGCGGCTGGCGGGCGGCGGCCATCTGTGGCGCGGTCGTCGGTTTGCTGGGATTTTCGCTTCAACTCGTCGAGCGTTTCCTAGCCAACAAAAAAGGCGTGGCGAGCGTCCGCCACGCGGATTGA
- a CDS encoding FdhF/YdeP family oxidoreductase — MARQRQVPGVKRYNAPAGGWGALKATAKAVREQMDAGAAGVTLFRTNKPDGFDCPGCAWPDKEHTSTFQFCENGAKAVTWEATKKRVSPEFFAQHTVSELWNWTDYELEDAGRLTHPVIYDRATDKYQAISWDAAFERIGGVLRAQSDPNKVEFYTSGRASNEAAFLYQIFAREYGTNNFPDCSNMCHEATSVGLPQSIGLGKGTVSLEDFDHCDLILSFGHNPGTNHPRMMGTLHECAKRGVPIIVFNPLRERALERFADPQSAVEMSTFGYENIASSYYQVKVGGDAAALKGIMKALLALDRAPGRNAMIIDHDFIAEHTNGYEALVADLDATTWDDIEFASALKRRDLESVAAAYSQSNATILPYGMGITQHTKGTENVQQLANLLLMRGQIGKPGAGICPLRGHSNVQGDRTVGITEKPGADMLARIESTFGFVPPTHHGHDAVAGMQAIIDGRSKVLICLGGNLAVALPDPAQSFEGMSRLDLGVHIATKLNRSHLLVGKESIILPCLGRTERDVQVSGPQVVTVEDSMSMVHASGGKLPPVSEHLRSEPAIIAGMASATMPESKVAWMELVEDYDRIRDKIEAVFPDFKDFNARIKIPGGFRLPLPATERIWKTPSGKAEFLLFTGLNEDPIVHDGSVLRLTTIRSHDQYNTTIYGLDDRYRGVFGRRDVVFIHQDDLAAQNIQHGDAIDVETALPNGTPLRLEGFTAIAYNIARGSVAAYYPEANGLVPLEYHDPQSGTPSYKSVPVRITRHAGSSAAA; from the coding sequence GTGGCTCGTCAGCGCCAAGTTCCAGGTGTCAAGCGCTATAACGCCCCGGCGGGCGGCTGGGGCGCGCTGAAAGCGACGGCCAAGGCCGTCCGCGAGCAGATGGACGCTGGCGCTGCAGGCGTGACCCTCTTCCGGACCAACAAGCCGGACGGATTCGATTGCCCCGGCTGCGCCTGGCCGGACAAGGAACATACGTCCACGTTCCAGTTTTGCGAGAATGGAGCCAAGGCGGTGACCTGGGAGGCGACGAAGAAGCGCGTCTCGCCGGAGTTCTTCGCCCAGCACACAGTTTCCGAACTCTGGAACTGGACGGATTACGAGCTGGAGGACGCCGGGCGGCTGACGCATCCGGTCATCTACGACCGGGCGACCGATAAATATCAGGCGATCTCATGGGATGCGGCTTTTGAGCGGATTGGCGGAGTGCTCCGCGCCCAAAGCGATCCCAACAAAGTCGAATTCTACACCTCCGGCCGCGCCTCGAACGAAGCCGCGTTTCTCTATCAGATTTTCGCGCGCGAATACGGCACCAACAATTTCCCCGATTGTTCGAACATGTGCCATGAGGCGACGAGCGTCGGCCTGCCGCAATCGATCGGGCTTGGCAAAGGCACTGTCTCGCTCGAAGACTTCGATCATTGCGACCTCATCCTGTCGTTCGGCCACAATCCCGGCACCAACCATCCGCGCATGATGGGCACCTTGCATGAATGCGCCAAGCGCGGCGTGCCCATCATCGTTTTCAACCCGCTGCGCGAGCGTGCGCTCGAACGCTTCGCCGATCCGCAAAGTGCGGTCGAAATGTCGACCTTCGGGTACGAAAACATCGCCTCGTCCTATTATCAGGTGAAAGTGGGCGGCGACGCTGCGGCGTTGAAGGGCATTATGAAGGCCCTGCTCGCGCTCGATCGCGCCCCAGGCCGCAATGCGATGATCATCGACCACGATTTCATCGCCGAACATACAAATGGGTATGAGGCGCTCGTCGCCGATCTCGATGCGACGACATGGGACGATATCGAATTTGCGAGCGCGCTCAAGCGTCGCGACCTCGAATCGGTCGCCGCAGCCTATTCACAGTCCAATGCGACGATCCTCCCCTATGGCATGGGTATCACGCAGCACACGAAGGGCACGGAAAACGTTCAGCAGCTCGCCAATCTGCTGCTGATGCGCGGACAGATCGGCAAGCCTGGTGCAGGCATCTGCCCGCTGCGCGGCCATTCCAACGTGCAGGGCGACCGCACTGTCGGCATCACCGAGAAACCCGGTGCCGACATGCTCGCACGGATCGAATCGACCTTCGGCTTTGTGCCGCCAACGCACCACGGACATGACGCCGTCGCGGGAATGCAGGCGATCATCGACGGCCGTTCAAAAGTGCTGATCTGTCTCGGCGGCAATCTTGCGGTTGCCTTGCCCGATCCGGCGCAGAGCTTCGAGGGCATGTCCCGGCTCGATCTTGGCGTTCACATTGCGACCAAGCTCAATCGCTCGCATCTGCTCGTCGGCAAGGAATCAATCATTCTGCCGTGCCTTGGCCGCACCGAGCGGGACGTTCAGGTGAGTGGCCCGCAGGTTGTCACTGTCGAGGATTCTATGTCGATGGTGCATGCTTCCGGCGGCAAACTGCCGCCGGTGTCCGAGCATCTTCGCTCCGAACCCGCGATCATTGCCGGCATGGCGTCGGCCACGATGCCGGAGAGCAAAGTCGCCTGGATGGAACTGGTCGAGGATTACGACCGCATCCGCGACAAGATCGAAGCCGTGTTTCCCGATTTCAAAGATTTCAATGCGCGCATAAAAATTCCCGGCGGGTTTCGCCTGCCGTTGCCGGCGACCGAGCGGATATGGAAGACACCCTCGGGCAAGGCGGAATTCCTCCTGTTCACGGGCCTGAACGAAGACCCGATCGTGCATGATGGCAGCGTCCTGCGGCTCACGACGATCCGCAGTCACGATCAATACAACACGACGATTTACGGGCTTGACGATCGCTATCGCGGTGTCTTCGGCCGACGCGATGTCGTCTTCATCCATCAGGACGACCTCGCGGCGCAGAACATCCAGCACGGTGATGCGATCGATGTCGAAACGGCGCTCCCCAACGGCACGCCGCTGCGGCTCGAGGGCTTTACCGCCATCGCGTATAATATCGCACGCGGTTCGGTCGCGGCTTATTATCCCGAAGCGAATGGTCTTGTGCCGCTCGAATATCACGACCCGCAAAGCGGCACGCCGTCCTATAAGTCGGTGCCAGTGCGGATCACGCGCCACGCGGGAAGCAGCGCCGCGGCCTGA
- a CDS encoding DoxX family protein, with protein MSNSYGAEVASDAILLAARICLVLLFLIFGWQKLTGFGGTVAYFSHTGVPLPQIAAAVAVTMEFFVGLAIALGFFTRPLALLLALYTLATAIIGHHFWNLSGAAQFENEINFFKNVSIIGGLLLLYVTGAGRFSVDHKIRSA; from the coding sequence ATGAGTAATTCTTACGGTGCAGAAGTTGCCAGCGACGCGATCCTGCTCGCGGCGCGCATTTGTCTGGTCTTACTGTTTTTGATCTTCGGCTGGCAGAAGCTGACCGGCTTTGGCGGGACTGTCGCCTATTTCTCACACACGGGCGTGCCCTTGCCGCAAATCGCCGCTGCCGTCGCGGTCACGATGGAATTTTTCGTCGGTCTTGCCATCGCGCTCGGTTTTTTCACCCGGCCTCTGGCGCTCCTACTGGCGCTTTACACGCTCGCCACGGCGATCATCGGGCATCATTTCTGGAACCTGTCGGGCGCGGCGCAATTCGAGAACGAGATCAACTTCTTCAAAAACGTCAGCATCATCGGCGGTCTGCTCTTGCTTTACGTCACCGGCGCCGGCCGCTTCTCCGTGGATCATAAAATCCGCTCGGCGTGA
- a CDS encoding glutathione S-transferase family protein, producing the protein MDGVVKDGVLHRPPSIFRNWVTADGTVPAGARGYKAEAGRYHLYVSLACPWAHRTLIMRSLKGLAGMISVSVVNWLMAEDGWTFAPGEGVIPDTINSADKLRDIYVLADSHCTSRVTVPVLWDKETKTIVSNESAEIIRMFNSAFDHLGAKQGDYYPAPLRAEIDAVNARIYPGLNNGVYMAGFARKQAAYEEAAERVFATLDWLERRLSRHDYLVGDTLTEADIRTFTTLVRFDAVYYGHFKCNRRAIVDYPAVWNFTRRLYQHPDIRPTVNFLHIKRHYCMSHRWINPTGIVPIGPERDFDAPIKRLHSAS; encoded by the coding sequence ATGGACGGCGTCGTCAAGGACGGCGTTCTGCATCGGCCCCCATCGATCTTCCGCAATTGGGTGACGGCCGACGGAACCGTGCCGGCGGGCGCACGCGGCTACAAGGCGGAAGCCGGGCGCTATCATCTTTACGTTTCGCTCGCCTGCCCCTGGGCGCATCGCACGCTCATCATGCGCAGCCTGAAAGGGCTCGCGGGCATGATCTCCGTGTCGGTCGTCAATTGGCTGATGGCTGAGGACGGCTGGACCTTCGCACCCGGCGAAGGCGTGATCCCGGACACGATCAATAGCGCCGACAAATTGCGGGACATCTATGTCCTTGCCGATTCGCATTGCACCAGCCGCGTGACGGTGCCGGTGCTCTGGGACAAAGAGACGAAGACGATCGTCTCGAACGAATCCGCCGAGATCATCCGGATGTTCAATTCGGCCTTCGATCATCTCGGCGCGAAGCAAGGCGACTATTACCCGGCGCCTCTGCGCGCCGAGATCGATGCGGTGAACGCGCGTATTTACCCGGGCCTCAACAACGGCGTCTATATGGCTGGCTTTGCGCGTAAGCAGGCGGCATATGAAGAGGCCGCAGAGCGCGTGTTCGCGACTCTCGATTGGCTCGAGCGGCGGCTGTCACGCCACGATTACCTCGTCGGCGATACGCTCACCGAAGCCGACATTCGCACATTCACGACGCTCGTGCGTTTCGACGCCGTCTATTACGGCCATTTCAAATGCAATCGGCGCGCAATCGTCGATTATCCGGCGGTCTGGAATTTTACCCGCCGTCTCTATCAGCACCCCGATATCCGCCCGACGGTCAATTTCCTCCACATCAAGCGGCATTATTGCATGAGCCACCGCTGGATTAACCCGACCGGCATCGTGCCGATTGGGCCCGAGCGCGATTTCGATGCGCCGATTAAAAGGTTGCACAGCGCCAGCTGA
- a CDS encoding LLM class flavin-dependent oxidoreductase produces MEIGIDSFAANVPDPVTGRLTPPAIRMADLIDEIEVADRVGLDVFGIGEHHRPEFLDSAPAVILAAAAARTKTIRLGSAVTVLSAADPVRVFQEFATLDLISQGRAEIIVGRGSFGEAYPLFGFKFEDYDELFVEKLRLLLKIRDATEVTWAGHFRPPLNGQGIYPRPLQAKLPIYVGVGGTPESFARAGTLGLPLMVAIIGGEFRRFRPLVDLYRDAGRRAGHPPEVLQVGLHAIGFVAETAQDARDTFFPGWLTMFGAIGRERGWSPPSRSQFDAMAGPHGAYLVGDPESVAAKMLRASETLGGVSRITLQMSVASLDHRVMTRSIELLGTEVAPRVRAAAQSGEPSHG; encoded by the coding sequence GTGGAAATCGGCATCGACAGTTTTGCCGCCAATGTTCCGGACCCCGTGACGGGCAGGCTGACGCCGCCCGCAATTCGGATGGCCGATCTGATCGATGAGATCGAGGTGGCCGATCGCGTCGGCCTCGATGTCTTTGGCATCGGCGAACATCATCGGCCAGAATTTCTCGACTCGGCGCCGGCGGTGATCCTTGCCGCCGCCGCGGCGCGGACGAAAACGATCCGCCTTGGCAGCGCCGTAACGGTGCTCAGCGCCGCCGATCCGGTACGCGTCTTCCAGGAATTCGCGACGCTCGACCTCATTTCGCAAGGCCGCGCCGAAATCATCGTCGGCCGCGGTTCCTTCGGCGAAGCCTATCCGCTGTTCGGCTTCAAGTTTGAAGATTACGATGAGCTTTTCGTCGAAAAGCTGCGTCTGCTGCTCAAGATTCGCGACGCGACCGAAGTCACATGGGCCGGCCACTTTCGGCCGCCACTAAACGGCCAGGGCATCTATCCGCGTCCGTTGCAGGCGAAGCTACCGATCTATGTCGGCGTCGGTGGCACGCCGGAATCCTTTGCTCGCGCCGGGACCTTGGGCCTGCCGTTGATGGTCGCGATCATCGGCGGCGAATTTCGACGTTTCCGTCCGCTTGTCGATCTTTATCGTGACGCAGGCCGCCGCGCCGGCCACCCGCCGGAGGTGCTGCAAGTCGGTCTTCATGCCATTGGCTTTGTCGCCGAGACAGCGCAGGACGCCCGCGACACGTTCTTTCCCGGTTGGCTCACAATGTTCGGCGCCATCGGCCGCGAGCGCGGCTGGTCACCGCCGTCGCGCAGCCAGTTCGATGCGATGGCCGGTCCGCACGGTGCTTATCTGGTCGGCGACCCGGAGTCCGTTGCGGCAAAAATGCTGCGCGCGAGCGAGACGCTGGGCGGCGTTTCGCGCATCACGTTGCAGATGAGCGTCGCATCGCTCGATCATAGGGTCATGACGCGGTCGATCGAACTCCTCGGCACGGAAGTCGCGCCGCGCGTCCGCGCCGCCGCACAAAGCGGGGAGCCATCGCATGGGTGA
- a CDS encoding YceI family protein, translated as MTKFKWRAGFAVAMLMAAHAAFAAGAPVWTVDPAKSKLGFSGSQTGQPFNGNFARFNAAIAFDPAHLDASQIKVTVDVASAATGDPQRDGALPGDDWFNISQFPQATFVSEKILKKPDGTYEADGKLTLRGTTHPLVLPFALDINGTSAHAKGHVSLVRTNFGIGQGQWATGDYVALDVGIDIDIVANRAK; from the coding sequence ATGACAAAATTCAAATGGCGCGCAGGGTTCGCCGTCGCGATGTTGATGGCCGCCCATGCAGCTTTCGCTGCCGGTGCCCCCGTCTGGACTGTCGATCCCGCCAAAAGCAAACTCGGTTTCTCCGGTTCGCAAACCGGCCAGCCGTTCAACGGCAATTTCGCACGCTTTAATGCGGCCATTGCCTTCGACCCCGCGCATCTCGACGCGTCGCAAATCAAGGTGACGGTCGATGTTGCGAGTGCGGCGACCGGCGACCCGCAGCGCGACGGGGCCTTACCCGGCGACGACTGGTTCAACATTTCGCAATTTCCGCAGGCGACCTTTGTTTCGGAGAAAATTCTCAAGAAGCCGGATGGCACCTATGAAGCCGACGGCAAACTGACGCTGCGGGGCACCACGCATCCGCTCGTCCTACCTTTTGCGCTCGACATCAACGGCACGAGCGCCCATGCCAAGGGCCACGTCAGCCTCGTCCGTACCAATTTCGGCATCGGCCAGGGGCAATGGGCTACCGGCGATTACGTTGCGCTCGACGTCGGGATCGACATCGATATCGTCGCCAACCGTGCGAAGTGA
- a CDS encoding cytochrome b translates to MTTVARAERGNRYTAVAIFLHWAMALGILALIVIGLVMTHVKLKPFDLFRLYQLHKSIGITILLAAFLRLAWRLMHKPPALPSAMPPVERKAAEATHLLLYFYLFMLPLTGWAVVSAAVLNIPTYLYGIIPWPHLPILSTLHNKKPVEHILALTHTYLAWSLIALLVLHTAAALRHHLILRDDILTRMLPWGRRQAKIKETSSR, encoded by the coding sequence ATGACCACGGTCGCGCGCGCAGAGAGAGGCAACCGCTACACGGCGGTTGCTATTTTTCTTCATTGGGCCATGGCGCTGGGCATCCTCGCGCTCATCGTTATCGGCCTGGTGATGACGCATGTGAAGCTGAAGCCCTTCGATCTTTTCCGGCTCTACCAGCTGCATAAATCGATCGGCATCACCATCCTGCTGGCAGCGTTTTTGCGGCTCGCCTGGCGGCTCATGCACAAGCCGCCAGCGTTGCCCTCGGCGATGCCGCCGGTGGAGCGCAAGGCGGCCGAGGCAACCCATCTGCTGCTCTATTTTTATCTTTTCATGCTGCCTTTGACCGGTTGGGCCGTGGTCTCAGCCGCGGTGCTGAATATCCCGACCTATCTGTACGGAATCATTCCGTGGCCGCATCTCCCCATCCTGTCGACGCTGCACAACAAAAAGCCGGTCGAGCATATCCTCGCGCTGACACATACCTATCTCGCGTGGTCGCTGATCGCATTGCTCGTGCTGCACACCGCTGCGGCGCTCCGCCATCATCTGATCCTGCGCGACGATATTCTGACACGGATGCTGCCGTGGGGACGCCGGCAGGCCAAAATAAAAGAGACTTCATCTCGATGA
- a CDS encoding YceI family protein, which translates to MKTHIFAARALTAAIAFAAVSAQAQAPARDPATVKAGTYKVEPYHTQVSFTLSHFGLSEFSGFFSGASGSLKLNPANPAADKLDVTIPVDSVLTTVPKLNDELKGDKWFDAAKYPTAEFTLTKVTLAGKASAIISGTLTLHGVTKPITLKAHLVGAGVNPIDKAYTVGFSATGTIKRSAFGVSAYVPYVGDDVHLTIAGAFELQQ; encoded by the coding sequence ATGAAAACGCATATTTTTGCCGCGCGCGCTTTGACCGCGGCAATCGCCTTCGCGGCGGTCTCGGCCCAGGCCCAGGCACCCGCGCGCGATCCGGCGACCGTCAAAGCCGGCACTTATAAAGTTGAGCCCTACCACACTCAGGTTTCCTTCACGCTCTCTCACTTCGGCCTCAGCGAATTTTCAGGCTTCTTCTCCGGCGCTTCCGGCTCGCTGAAGCTCAACCCTGCCAATCCGGCGGCCGATAAGCTCGACGTGACGATCCCGGTCGACTCGGTGCTGACGACCGTCCCGAAGCTCAACGACGAGTTGAAGGGTGACAAGTGGTTCGACGCAGCGAAATATCCGACCGCTGAATTCACCTTGACCAAGGTGACGCTCGCGGGCAAGGCCAGCGCGATCATCAGCGGCACACTGACCCTCCACGGCGTGACCAAGCCGATCACACTGAAAGCCCATCTCGTCGGCGCCGGCGTCAACCCGATCGACAAGGCCTATACGGTCGGCTTTTCGGCGACCGGCACGATCAAGCGCAGCGCGTTCGGCGTCAGCGCTTATGTGCCCTATGTCGGCGATGACGTTCACCTGACGATCGCGGGAGCCTTCGAGCTTCAGCAGTAA